The proteins below come from a single Aegilops tauschii subsp. strangulata cultivar AL8/78 chromosome 6, Aet v6.0, whole genome shotgun sequence genomic window:
- the LOC109766284 gene encoding U-box domain-containing protein 35-like: MGKYDDGGGGGSYPLVAVCIDKDKNSQNALKYATETLVHRGQTLVLVHVNTRGSSGGVEDAAGYKQPTDPQMKDLFLPFRCFCTRKDIQCKDVLLDDHDVAKSLVEFAAHAAVERLVLGANTRSSFVRFKADVPNSVCKTAPDFTSVYVVNKGGKVTSVRQAIRPAPSVSPLRTMIQGGGAGAAKPPEPQQLAAAPAAAAAQKWAAPTPPQATRADSTVTPTLQPQENFIMSPFSRGPTTTSARKFPDFSQTESSDISFIGVAPTQRRSVDRSGGASYPPRLSTGSDTFEHNSFEAPRSGWGLDTFGNESTSNSHTSVSSSLPAEDMEAEMRRLRLELKQTMDMYSTACKEALTAKQKATELQRWKEEEQRSQDGRLTEETALALIEQEKAKARAAIEAAEASQRLAELEAQKRIAAERRALKGDAGASSARYRRYTIEEIEAGTEHFSDSLKVGEGGYGPVYKGQLDHTPVAIKVLRPDAAQGKAQFQQEVEVLSCIRHPNMVLLLGACPEYGCLVYEYMAMGSLDDCLFRRGGGPVLPWQHRFRIAAEIATGLLFLHQAKPEPLVHRDLKPGNILLDRNYVSKISDVGLARLVPPSVADTVTQCHMTSAAGTFCYIDPEYQQTGMLGVKSDVYSLGVMLLQIITARPPMGLTHHVARALDHGTIADLLDPALHDWPVDEARRFAEMSLRCCELRRKDRPDLATGVLPELNRLRALGEDNMQFCNPMMGGMGGGGGLRTGMTSSAYMSNSAMSQSRLGPDAMSDPFARSQYGGGSTRRLNYN; the protein is encoded by the exons ATGGGCAAgtacgacgacggcggcggcggcggcagctacCCGCTGGTGGCGGTGTGCATCGACAAGGACAAGAACAGCCAGAACGCGCTCAAGTACGCGACGGAGACGCTGGTGCACCGGGGCCAGACCCTGGTGCTGGTCCACGTCAACACCCGCGGCAGCTCCGGCGGCGTGGAGGACGCCGCCGGGTACAAGCAGCCGACGGACCCGCAGATGAAGGACCTCTTCCTCCCCTTCCGCTGCTTCTGCACCCGCAAGGACATCCAGTGCAAGGACGTGCTCCTCGACGACCATGACGTCGCCAAGTCCCTCGTCGAGTTCGCCGCCCACGCCGCCGTCGAGCGCCTCGTCCTCGGCGCCAACACCCGCAGCAGCTTCGTCCGCTTCAAGGCCGACGTCCCCAACAGCGTCTGCAAGACCGCCCCCGACTTCACCAGCGTCTACGTCGTCAACAAGGGCGGCAAGGTCACCTCCGTGCGCCAGGCCATCCGCCCCGCCCCCTCCGTCTCGCCGCTCCGGACCATGATCCAGGGCGGCGGCGCCGGTGCTGCCAAGCCGCCCGAGCCGCAGCAGCTTGCCGCGGCGCCCGCGGCCGCGGCCGCGCAGAAGTGGGCGGCGCCGACGCCTCCTCAGGCGACGCGAGCCGACTCTACCGTCACGCCGACGCTGCAGCCGCAAGAGAACTTCATCAT GTCTCCGTTCTCGAGGGGCCCGACGACGACGTCGGCGAGGAAGTTCCCGGACTTCTCGCAGACGGAGTCGTCGGACATATCCTTCATCGGGGTGGCCCCGACCCAGCGGCGGAGCGTGGACCGGAGCGGCGGAGCGTCGTACCCACCGCGGCTGTCCACCGGGTCGGACACCTTCGAGCACAACAGCTTCGAGGCGCCGCGCTCGGGGTGGGGTCTCGACACCTTCGGCAACGAGAGCACCTCCAACTCCCATACCAGcgtctcctcctccctccccgcG GAGGACATGGAGGCGGAGATGCGGCGGCTCCGGCTGGAGCTGAAGCAGACCATGGACATGTACAGCACGGCGTGCAAGGAGGCGCTCACCGCCAAGCAGAAGGCCACGGAGCTGCAGCGCtggaaggaggaggagcagcGGTCGCAGGACGGCCGGCTCACGGAGGAGACGGCGCTGGCGCTCATCGAGCAGGAGAAGGCCAAGGCGCGGGCGGCCATCGAGGCGGCCGAGGCGTCGCAGCGCCTGGCGGAGCTGGAGGCCCAGAAGCGGATCGCCGCGGAGAGGAGGGCGCTCAAGGGGGACGCCGGCGCCTCGTCGGCGAGGTACCGCCGGTACACCATCGAGGAAATCGAGGCGGGCACGGAGCACTTCTCCGACTCGCTCAAGGTGGGCGAGGGCGGCTACGGCCCGGTGTACAAGGGCCAGCTCGACCACACCCCCGTGGCCATCAAGGTGCTCCGGCCGGACGCCGCGCAGGGCAAGGCGCAGTTCCAGCAGGAGGTGGAGGTGCTCAGCTGCATCCGCCACCCCAACATGGTGCTCCTCCTCGGCGCCTGCCCGGAGTACGGCTGCCTGGTGTACGAGTACATGGCCATGGGCAGCCTGGACGACTGCCTcttccggcgcggcggcgggccggTGCTCCCCTGGCAGCACCGGTTCCGCATCGCCGCCGAGATCGCCACGGGCCTGCTCTTCCTCCACCAGGCCAAGCCGGAGCCGCTGGTCCACcgcgacctgaagccgggcaacatCCTCCTCGACCGCAACTACGTGAGCAAGATCAGCGACGTCGGGCTCGCCCGGCTGGTGCCGCCGTCGGTGGCCGACACGGTGACGCAGTGCCACATGACGAGCGCCGCGGGCACCTTCTGCTACATCGACCCGGAGTACCAGCAGACGGGGATGCTGGGCGTCAAGTCGGACGTCTACTCGCTGGGCGTGATGCTGCTGCAGATCATCACGGCGCGGCCGCCCATGGGGCTGACCCACCACGTGGCGCGCGCGCTGGACCACGGCACCATCGCCGACCTGCTCGACCCGGCCTTGCACGACTGGCCCGTGGACGAGGCGCGGCGGTTCGCGGAGATGTCGCTGCGCTGCTGCGAGCTCCGGCGCAAGGACCGGCCCGACCTGGCCACCGGCGTGCTCCCGGAGCTCAACCGGCTGCGCGCGCTCGGCGAGGACAACATGCAGTTCTGCAACCCGATGATGGGCGgcatgggcggcggcggcggcttgcgcaCCGGCATGACCAGCTCCGCTTACATGAGCAACTCCGCCATGTCGCAGTCACGGCTGGGGCCC GATGCGATGAGCGATCCGTTCGCGAGGTCGCAGTACGGCGGCGGGAGCACGAGAAGGCTCAACTACAACTGA